A stretch of the Bradyrhizobium sp. CCBAU 53351 genome encodes the following:
- the groES gene encoding co-chaperone GroES, with protein MAKSKFRPLHDRVVVKRIDAEEKTKGGIIIPDTAKEKPSQGEIVAVGPGGRDEAGKLVPIDLKVGDRVLFGKWSGTEVKIDNEDLLIMKESDIMGVLA; from the coding sequence ATGGCTAAATCCAAATTTCGTCCGCTGCATGACCGTGTCGTGGTCAAACGTATCGACGCCGAGGAAAAGACCAAGGGCGGCATCATCATTCCCGACACCGCCAAGGAAAAGCCGTCCCAGGGCGAAATCGTCGCCGTCGGCCCCGGCGGCCGTGACGAGGCCGGCAAGCTGGTCCCCATCGACCTCAAGGTCGGCGACCGCGTGCTGTTCGGCAAGTGGTCGGGCACCGAGGTCAAGATCGACAACGAAGACCTCCTGATCATGAAGGAGTCGGACATCATGGGCGTTCTGGCCTAA
- a CDS encoding META domain-containing protein has product MVSLKQMVCAAVAMLAMSTLARAEDGFPFGTEMTLEALPQAGSKRIPNIEIGDHGEVLLELWCKGGKGQFSVAGNTVIFVPGQIQDRSCPPARAQADDELVAALSSVETWKRQGDVLTLIGPKSLRFRTTGN; this is encoded by the coding sequence ATGGTTTCGCTCAAGCAGATGGTGTGTGCGGCGGTTGCAATGCTCGCGATGTCCACGCTCGCGCGTGCCGAGGACGGTTTTCCGTTCGGCACCGAGATGACGCTGGAAGCGTTGCCGCAAGCAGGCTCCAAGCGGATTCCGAACATCGAGATCGGCGACCATGGCGAGGTCTTGCTGGAGCTCTGGTGCAAGGGCGGCAAGGGCCAGTTCTCGGTCGCCGGCAACACCGTGATCTTCGTGCCCGGGCAGATCCAGGATCGCTCCTGCCCGCCGGCGAGAGCCCAGGCAGACGACGAGCTCGTCGCGGCGCTCTCCAGCGTCGAGACCTGGAAGCGCCAGGGCGACGTGCTGACGCTGATCGGCCCGAAGTCGCTGCGCTTCAGGACGACGGGGAATTAG
- the groL gene encoding chaperonin GroEL (60 kDa chaperone family; promotes refolding of misfolded polypeptides especially under stressful conditions; forms two stacked rings of heptamers to form a barrel-shaped 14mer; ends can be capped by GroES; misfolded proteins enter the barrel where they are refolded when GroES binds), with the protein MAAKDVKFSGDARDRMLRGVDILANAVKVTLGPKGRNVVIEKSFGAPRITKDGVTVAKEIELEDKFENMGAQMVREVASKTNDLAGDGTTTATVLAQAIVREGAKAVAAGMNPMDLKRGIDSAVAAVIKDIEKRAKPVAASSEVAQVGTISANGDAAIGKMIAQAMQKVGNEGVITVEENKSLDTEVDIVEGMKFDRGYLSPYFVTNPEKMTAELEDAYILLHEKKLSGLQAMLPVLEAVVQSGKPLVIIAEDVEGEALATLVVNRLRGGLKVAAVKAPGFGDRRKAMLEDLAILTGGQLISEDLGMKLENVTVKMLGRAGKVVIDKENTTIVKGAGKKPEIEARVGQIKAQIEETTSDYDREKLQERLAKLAGGVAVIRVGGATEIEVKEKKDRVEDALNATRAAVQEGIVPGGGVALLRAKKAVGRLSNANADVQAGINIVLKALEAPIRQISENAGVEGSIVVGKILENKSETFGFDAQNEDYVDMVEKGIIDPAKVVRTALQDAASIAGLLVTTEAMVAESPKKEAAPAMPAGGGMGGF; encoded by the coding sequence ATGGCTGCCAAAGACGTCAAGTTTTCCGGAGACGCACGCGATCGCATGCTGCGCGGCGTCGACATTCTCGCCAACGCCGTCAAGGTGACGCTCGGCCCGAAGGGCCGCAACGTCGTCATCGAGAAATCGTTCGGCGCTCCCCGCATCACCAAGGACGGCGTCACCGTCGCCAAGGAGATCGAGCTCGAGGACAAGTTCGAGAACATGGGCGCCCAGATGGTGCGTGAGGTCGCCTCCAAGACCAACGACCTCGCCGGCGACGGCACCACCACCGCGACCGTGCTGGCCCAGGCCATCGTGCGCGAGGGCGCCAAGGCGGTTGCTGCCGGCATGAATCCGATGGACCTCAAGCGCGGCATCGACAGCGCCGTGGCAGCCGTCATCAAGGACATCGAGAAGCGCGCCAAGCCGGTCGCCGCCTCCTCCGAGGTCGCCCAGGTCGGCACCATCTCGGCCAATGGCGATGCCGCCATCGGCAAGATGATCGCCCAGGCGATGCAGAAGGTCGGCAACGAGGGCGTCATCACCGTCGAAGAGAACAAGTCGCTCGACACCGAAGTCGACATCGTCGAGGGCATGAAGTTCGACCGCGGCTATCTCAGCCCCTACTTCGTCACCAACCCCGAGAAGATGACCGCCGAGCTCGAGGACGCCTACATCCTCCTGCACGAGAAGAAGCTCTCGGGCCTGCAGGCCATGCTGCCGGTGCTGGAAGCCGTGGTGCAGTCGGGCAAGCCGCTCGTCATCATCGCCGAGGACGTCGAGGGCGAGGCGCTGGCCACCCTGGTCGTCAACCGGCTCCGTGGCGGCCTGAAGGTGGCCGCGGTGAAGGCGCCGGGCTTCGGCGATCGCCGCAAGGCCATGCTCGAGGATCTCGCGATCCTCACCGGCGGCCAGCTCATCTCCGAAGACCTCGGCATGAAGCTCGAGAACGTCACGGTCAAGATGCTGGGCCGCGCCGGCAAGGTCGTGATCGACAAGGAGAACACCACGATCGTCAAGGGTGCCGGCAAGAAGCCGGAGATCGAGGCCCGCGTCGGCCAGATCAAGGCCCAGATCGAGGAGACCACCTCGGACTACGACCGCGAGAAGCTCCAGGAGCGCCTCGCCAAGCTCGCGGGCGGCGTCGCGGTGATCCGCGTCGGCGGCGCGACCGAGATCGAGGTCAAGGAGAAGAAGGACCGCGTCGAGGACGCGCTCAACGCCACCCGGGCCGCGGTGCAGGAAGGCATCGTCCCCGGCGGCGGCGTCGCGCTGCTCCGCGCCAAGAAGGCGGTCGGCCGTCTTAGCAACGCCAATGCCGACGTCCAGGCCGGCATCAACATCGTGCTGAAAGCGCTGGAAGCTCCGATCCGCCAGATCTCCGAGAACGCCGGCGTGGAAGGCTCGATCGTGGTCGGCAAGATCCTGGAGAACAAGTCGGAGACCTTCGGCTTCGACGCCCAGAACGAGGACTATGTCGACATGGTCGAGAAGGGCATCATCGACCCCGCCAAGGTGGTGCGCACCGCGCTGCAGGACGCCGCCTCGATCGCCGGCCTGCTGGTGACCACCGAGGCCATGGTCGCCGAGTCGCCGAAGAAGGAAGCCGCGCCCGCCATGCCCGCTGGCGGCGGTATGGGCGGCTTCTGA
- a CDS encoding L,D-transpeptidase: protein MFKKMPVALLASACTFIAGANDASAFDNTVPNDPPAVLYAPQVPPAPVRVASNANMGGGFIEFLFGDGPGRGPAYAPERPVYQQQPGYYDQRRLPPMGELQMQGGYQQGGYQQGGLQQDAVDPRQRQFDPKFEKQLVDYSGKETPGTIVVDTPNKFLYLVEGNGRAMRYGIGVGRPGFTWSGVKSITAKREWPDWTPPAEMIARRPDLPRHMEGGPENPLGARAMYLGSTLYRIHGSNEPWTIGTNVSSGCIRMRNEDVIDLYGRVNVGTKVVVM from the coding sequence ATGTTCAAGAAAATGCCTGTCGCGCTGCTCGCCAGCGCTTGCACCTTCATTGCCGGCGCGAACGACGCCAGCGCCTTCGACAACACCGTGCCGAACGATCCGCCCGCGGTGCTCTATGCGCCGCAGGTGCCGCCGGCACCGGTGCGCGTCGCCTCCAATGCCAACATGGGCGGCGGCTTCATCGAGTTCCTGTTCGGTGATGGTCCCGGCCGCGGTCCGGCCTACGCGCCCGAGCGGCCGGTGTATCAGCAGCAGCCGGGTTATTACGATCAGCGCCGTCTGCCGCCGATGGGCGAGCTGCAGATGCAGGGCGGATATCAGCAAGGCGGATATCAGCAAGGCGGACTGCAGCAGGATGCGGTCGATCCGCGGCAGCGTCAGTTCGATCCGAAATTCGAGAAACAACTCGTTGACTATAGCGGCAAGGAAACTCCCGGCACGATCGTGGTCGATACCCCGAACAAGTTCCTCTATCTCGTCGAGGGTAACGGCCGGGCGATGCGCTACGGCATCGGTGTCGGGCGCCCCGGTTTCACCTGGTCAGGCGTGAAGTCGATCACGGCCAAGCGCGAATGGCCGGACTGGACGCCGCCGGCGGAGATGATCGCCCGTCGCCCCGATTTGCCCCGGCACATGGAAGGCGGCCCCGAGAACCCGCTCGGCGCCCGCGCGATGTATCTGGGCTCGACGCTCTATCGCATCCACGGCTCCAACGAGCCCTGGACCATCGGCACCAACGTTTCCTCCGGCTGCATCCGCATGCGCAACGAGGACGTCATCGACCTCTATGGCCGTGTCAATGTCGGCACCAAGGTCGTGGTGATGTGA
- a CDS encoding L-lactate permease, whose amino-acid sequence MWNQIYDPLHSPVLSTIAAAVPVVTLLVLIASGRVQAHIAAIIAVIVANLITIFVFTMPANMSIRASVLGIVTGFFPIGWIVLNVIFLYQVTVSTGRFELLKRAIGGVTEDRRLQLLLIAFSFGAFFEGASGFGTPVAITGAVLIGLGFSPLAASGLSLIANTAPVAYGALGTPIQGLASVTGLDPYILGAMVGRQLPFFSLIVPFWVVWAFAGWKGMKDVWPAILVTGISFAVPQFVISNYINPWIVDIGASLISMGALILFLKVWQPRQLWLSPALRGRDESAATMAAAKPLDKTPLTQSELFSALLPWIIVCIVMLIWGNGAFKTWANSIFVWNYPVPELHQMINKMPPVAPGPTKESAVFGFTYLSFTGTGMLIAAIISGVLMGVGPGRLLTEYGRTIRLCAISLITISAMLAIGTLTRLSGVDATLGLAFAATGVLYPFFGTLLGWLGVALTGSDTASNVLFGNLQKITSEQLGLSPVLMAAANSSGGVMGKMIDAQSIVVASTATNWYGHEGTILRFVFWHSIVLACLVGVLVTLQAYVYPFTALVLK is encoded by the coding sequence ATGTGGAATCAAATCTATGATCCCTTGCACAGCCCGGTGCTGTCGACGATTGCGGCAGCGGTGCCGGTCGTCACGCTGCTGGTCCTGATCGCGAGCGGCCGCGTCCAGGCGCATATCGCGGCGATCATCGCCGTGATCGTGGCCAATCTGATCACGATCTTCGTCTTCACCATGCCGGCCAACATGTCGATCCGGGCCTCGGTGCTGGGCATCGTCACCGGCTTCTTCCCCATCGGCTGGATCGTGCTCAACGTCATCTTCCTTTACCAGGTGACGGTGAGCACGGGACGCTTCGAATTGCTCAAGCGCGCCATCGGCGGCGTCACCGAGGACCGGCGGCTGCAATTGCTGCTGATCGCATTCTCCTTCGGCGCGTTCTTCGAGGGCGCCTCGGGCTTCGGCACGCCGGTCGCGATCACCGGCGCCGTTCTGATCGGCCTCGGCTTCTCGCCGCTGGCGGCCTCGGGTCTGTCCCTGATCGCGAACACCGCGCCGGTCGCCTATGGCGCGCTGGGCACGCCGATCCAGGGTCTCGCCTCGGTCACCGGGCTCGATCCCTACATTCTCGGCGCGATGGTCGGCCGGCAATTGCCTTTCTTCTCGCTGATCGTGCCGTTCTGGGTGGTGTGGGCCTTCGCGGGCTGGAAGGGCATGAAGGACGTGTGGCCGGCGATCCTGGTCACGGGCATCTCGTTCGCGGTCCCGCAATTCGTGATCTCCAACTACATCAATCCCTGGATCGTCGACATCGGCGCGTCGCTGATCTCGATGGGCGCGTTGATCCTGTTCCTGAAGGTCTGGCAGCCCAGGCAGCTCTGGCTGTCGCCGGCGCTCCGCGGCCGCGATGAATCGGCGGCCACCATGGCGGCGGCGAAGCCGCTCGACAAGACGCCCCTGACGCAGAGCGAGCTGTTCAGCGCGCTGCTGCCGTGGATCATCGTCTGCATCGTGATGCTGATCTGGGGCAACGGCGCCTTCAAGACCTGGGCGAACTCGATCTTCGTCTGGAACTACCCCGTGCCCGAGCTGCATCAGATGATCAACAAGATGCCGCCGGTGGCGCCGGGGCCGACCAAAGAGAGCGCGGTGTTCGGCTTCACCTATCTGTCGTTCACCGGCACCGGCATGCTGATCGCGGCGATCATCTCCGGTGTCCTGATGGGCGTCGGTCCCGGCCGGCTCTTGACGGAATACGGCCGCACCATCCGCCTGTGCGCGATCTCGCTGATCACGATCTCCGCGATGCTCGCGATCGGCACCTTGACGCGGCTCTCCGGCGTCGATGCGACGCTGGGTCTGGCGTTCGCCGCAACCGGCGTGCTCTATCCCTTCTTCGGCACGCTGCTCGGCTGGCTCGGCGTCGCGCTGACGGGATCGGACACGGCGTCCAACGTGCTGTTCGGAAACCTGCAGAAGATCACCTCCGAGCAGCTCGGCCTGTCGCCGGTGCTGATGGCGGCGGCGAACTCGTCCGGCGGCGTCATGGGCAAGATGATCGACGCGCAGTCGATCGTGGTCGCCTCCACCGCCACCAACTGGTACGGCCACGAGGGCACGATCCTGCGTTTCGTGTTCTGGCACTCGATCGTGCTGGCCTGCCTCGTCGGTGTGCTCGTGACGTTGCAGGCCTATGTCTATCCGTTCACGGCGCTGGTCCTGAAGTAA
- a CDS encoding protein phosphatase CheZ, with protein MAVHRKRFRVEDIAGGEMPILDVTEEAIPMHSEIMAELRAIRAQMAKGVVAAPLSGSAAMAAIDASTAHELSEARTMLETYRAQIEQCEKLKVELDLIHDAIDRTKREIATLHGKSFDGGEMAKVNGELGAVVGGTEQATQQILEAAESIDQAASAMSKVDSIDQQKRLADDIQERVISIFEACNFQDLTGQRISKVMTTMKFIEQHINAMMDIWGGVDAIKSHVPAPVDNRTEDEKLLNGPKLSGDVGHASQDDIDALFD; from the coding sequence ATGGCTGTTCACCGCAAACGTTTTCGCGTTGAGGATATCGCTGGTGGCGAGATGCCGATTTTGGACGTAACTGAAGAGGCAATCCCGATGCATAGCGAGATCATGGCCGAGCTACGTGCGATCCGCGCCCAGATGGCGAAGGGCGTCGTAGCGGCACCGCTGTCCGGCAGCGCGGCCATGGCGGCGATCGATGCCTCCACCGCCCACGAGCTTTCCGAAGCCCGCACCATGCTCGAAACCTATCGGGCGCAGATCGAACAGTGCGAGAAGCTGAAGGTCGAGCTCGACCTCATTCACGACGCCATCGATCGCACCAAACGCGAGATCGCGACGCTGCACGGCAAGAGCTTCGACGGCGGCGAGATGGCCAAGGTCAATGGCGAGCTCGGCGCGGTGGTCGGCGGTACCGAGCAGGCGACCCAGCAGATCCTCGAAGCCGCGGAATCGATCGACCAGGCCGCCAGCGCGATGTCCAAAGTGGATTCGATCGACCAGCAGAAGCGGCTCGCCGACGACATCCAGGAACGCGTCATCTCGATCTTCGAAGCCTGCAACTTCCAGGACCTGACCGGCCAGCGCATCAGCAAGGTCATGACCACGATGAAGTTCATCGAGCAGCATATCAATGCGATGATGGACATCTGGGGCGGCGTCGACGCCATCAAGTCGCATGTGCCGGCCCCAGTCGACAATCGCACCGAGGACGAAAAGCTCCTCAACGGTCCGAAGCTCTCCGGCGACGTCGGCCACGCCTCGCAGGACGACATCGACGCGCTGTTCGACTGA